The Phalacrocorax carbo chromosome 11, bPhaCar2.1, whole genome shotgun sequence genome includes a region encoding these proteins:
- the ARHGAP36 gene encoding rho GTPase-activating protein 36: protein MQPLHLHSLSELERATLQEIALYQLQEKLLVGDLSLAKVGPKGSKSIRQKLESFSKEKKDCSPQTFGIPLFQVIANDRAYKQLQEAVKKSRRLCLEVEATVTRFRAQRQKRCPMSRTFGRGLCWVFPEEPLSPAFVCNSSWSQRRGAMSVDCITDLSDNTSRLLEALQLSHPHELDARRSLGKKKMLSLNPITQQVPRIVDRCCKHIETHGLRTVGIFRVGSSKKRVQQLREEFDRGLDVFLDEHQSVHDVAALLKEFLRDMPDSLIPRELYAAFLGTASMEGPAQLATLQLLLFLLPPCHSDTLHRLLRFLGEVARHAESSWGPDGQEIPGNKMTVSNLATIFGPNILQKEKPGEKDAGAMNFEDSAAIILVLQRLIEHHQTLFMVSPEMQHNILRRLFQTDPDVIDYLLRRKFNAVPSAESEDSTEEHAPSPRPGRTSILESGSLSSELYSSISFLNLHVSI, encoded by the exons TTGGACCTAAAGGCAGTAAATCTATCCGCCAGAAACTGGAGAGCTTTTCGAAGGAGAAGAAAG ACTGCTCTCCTCAGACTTTCGGGATCCCGCTCTTCCAAGTCATCGCCAACGACCGCGCCTacaagcagctgcaggaggcagtgaAGAAGAGCCGCCGGCTCTGCCTGGAGGTGGAAGCGACAGTGACAAGATTTCGGGCTCAGAGGCAGAAGAGGTGCCCGATGAGCAGGACCTTCGGGCGGGGACTCTGCTGGGTCTTCCCGGAGGAGCCGCTTTCCCCAGCTTTCGTCTGCAACAGCTCCTGGAGCCAGCGAAGG GGGGCAATGTCCGTGGACTGCATCACCGACCTGAGCGACAACACTTCCAGGCTGCTGGAGGCACTGCAGTTGTCACACCCCCACGAGCTGGATGCACGGAGAAGCCTGGGCAAGAAAAAGATGTTGAGCCTCAACCCCATCACCCAGCAGGTCCCGCGGATTGTGGACAGATGTTGCAAACACATTGAAACACACG GTCTCCGAACGGTGGGCATCTTCCGGGTTGGGAGCTCCAAGAAAAGAGTTCAGCAG CTGAGGGAAGAGTTTGACCGAGGACTGGATGTTTTCCTGGATGAGCATCAAAGCGTTCACGATGTGGCTGCTCTGCTCAAAGAGTTTCTTCGGGACATGCCGGACTCACTGATTCCCAGGGAGCTCTATGCAGCCTTCCTCGGCACCGCCT CCATGGAGGGCCCGGCACAGCTGGCcaccctccagctgctgctcttcctgctgcccccctgccaCAGCGACACGCTGCACCGGCTCCTGCGGTTCCTCGGCGAGGTGGCCCGGCACGCCGAGAGCTCCTGGGGCCCCGACGGCCAGGAG ATTCCTGGGAATAAAATGACAGTTTCAAACTTGGCCACCATCTTTGGTCCCAACATCCTTCAGAAGGAGAAGCCTGGGGAGAAAGACGCTGGTGCCATGAATTTTGAAGACAGCGCTGCCATCATACTGGTGCTCCAGAGGCTGATAGAGCACCACCAGACCTTGTTCATG GTCTCTCCAGAAATGCAACACAACATCCTACGGAGGCTATTTCAGACAGACCCCGATGTCATCGACTACCTTCTGCGCAGGAAGTTCAACGCCGTGCC GAGCGCAGAGAGTGAGGATTCAACAGAGGAGCACGCGCCGTCCCCGCGGCCGGGTCGGACCAGCATCCTGGAGAGCGGCTCGCTCTCGTCCGAGCTGTACAGCAGCATCTCGTTCCTAAACCTGCACGTCAGCATCTAG